One part of the Spiribacter salinus M19-40 genome encodes these proteins:
- a CDS encoding haloacid dehalogenase type II, whose translation MTGPNTNRPILVFDVNETLLDITALAPIFERVFGNADSLREWFAQLILYSEAVSLSGGYTPFNILAAGVFRMLGKTKSVGIQDVDIEALSTAMATLPALPDVHPALSALKQSGYRLVTLSNSPPGSGESPLMRAGLAEFFEQSFSVHTVERFKPHPDTYQQVAEALDVSPSALCMVACHVWDTIGAGAAGWQTVLVRRAGNAEILAPGVRHPDWIVDDLNGLLEIATSEWT comes from the coding sequence ATGACAGGCCCTAATACCAATCGACCTATTCTGGTATTCGACGTCAACGAGACACTGCTCGATATAACGGCGTTGGCGCCAATCTTCGAGCGCGTGTTCGGTAATGCGGATAGTCTGCGCGAGTGGTTTGCTCAGTTGATCCTCTACTCCGAGGCGGTTTCTCTGTCTGGTGGCTATACGCCGTTTAATATACTGGCTGCCGGGGTATTCAGAATGCTCGGTAAGACAAAGAGCGTCGGCATTCAGGACGTCGATATAGAAGCCCTGTCCACTGCAATGGCAACCTTGCCTGCGCTGCCGGACGTCCATCCGGCGCTGAGCGCACTCAAACAATCAGGTTATCGTCTGGTGACCTTGAGTAACTCACCACCCGGCTCAGGGGAAAGCCCGCTTATGCGGGCCGGCCTTGCCGAGTTTTTCGAGCAGAGCTTTTCGGTCCATACCGTCGAGCGGTTCAAACCCCATCCGGATACCTATCAGCAAGTTGCTGAGGCCCTAGACGTCTCTCCGAGCGCACTTTGCATGGTGGCCTGTCATGTTTGGGATACGATTGGCGCAGGGGCGGCGGGCTGGCAAACGGTGCTGGTACGTCGTGCGGGCAATGCGGAAATACTGGCTCCAGGTGTTAGGCACCCAGACTGGATTGTCGATGATCTGAACGGACTTCTGGAGATCGCAACAAGCGAGTGGACTTAG
- a CDS encoding quinone-dependent dihydroorotate dehydrogenase, with product MFGVARRALFALPPERAHDVALGTLDWVMRVGLARRLIGQVRDPRRLMGLTFANAVGLAAGLDKDGDHINGLTGLGFGFLELGTVTPVAQPGNPAPRLFRIPDHEALINRLGFNNQGVDHLVERVETAQANVPIGINIGKNRDTPLEHATDDYLRCLEAVYDSADYIVVNLSSPNTPGLRRLQEGQELTGLVQTLIARRDALADARGRRAPLLVKIAPDLDDDPIRALVDALRECGVDGITATNTTIGRPDVREDPVAEEAGGLSGAPLRDRATAVVRLVRETAGPDLPIIAVGGILNAADAVEKMQAGADLVQIYTGFIYRGPGLIRDAAKAIATASPTMTHLS from the coding sequence ATGTTTGGTGTAGCAAGACGGGCTCTATTCGCACTTCCTCCTGAGCGGGCGCATGACGTGGCGCTTGGCACGCTTGACTGGGTTATGCGTGTGGGCCTGGCGCGGCGCCTGATCGGGCAGGTTCGTGACCCCAGGCGCCTCATGGGGCTGACGTTCGCGAACGCGGTTGGCCTTGCGGCGGGTCTCGACAAGGACGGGGACCATATCAATGGCCTGACCGGGCTGGGTTTTGGTTTTCTGGAGCTGGGGACGGTGACACCGGTGGCCCAGCCGGGTAATCCCGCGCCACGGTTGTTCCGCATACCTGACCATGAGGCACTCATTAACCGACTCGGCTTTAACAATCAGGGCGTTGATCACCTGGTGGAGCGCGTTGAGACCGCGCAGGCGAATGTCCCGATTGGCATCAACATCGGCAAAAATCGGGATACCCCCCTCGAGCACGCGACGGATGACTATCTACGTTGCCTCGAGGCGGTCTACGACTCGGCCGACTATATTGTTGTTAACCTTTCCTCGCCCAACACACCGGGGCTGCGCCGCTTGCAGGAAGGCCAGGAGCTCACGGGTTTGGTCCAGACACTCATTGCACGCCGTGACGCGCTAGCCGACGCGCGAGGTCGGCGTGCTCCGTTGCTCGTCAAAATCGCGCCGGATCTGGATGATGACCCCATTCGGGCATTGGTCGATGCGCTGCGTGAATGCGGTGTCGATGGCATCACGGCGACCAATACCACGATCGGGCGCCCCGACGTGCGAGAAGATCCGGTGGCGGAGGAGGCAGGGGGGCTGAGTGGCGCTCCGCTGCGGGATCGCGCAACGGCGGTGGTTCGCCTTGTGCGTGAAACCGCCGGCCCGGACCTTCCCATTATCGCAGTGGGTGGAATTCTCAATGCCGCCGACGCTGTGGAGAAGATGCAGGCCGGTGCGGACCTCGTCCAGATTTATACGGGCTTTATTTATCGCGGACCAGGCTTGATTCGAGATGCTGCCAAGGCCATTGCCACGGCATCGCCGACTATGACTCACTTGTCCTGA